The Leisingera daeponensis DSM 23529 genome includes the window CGGCACTGCCGCCAGCACAGATGCGGGAGACCCTGCGCGCGGCGGCGGGCGCCGCCGCCGGGATTGGTGTTTGCGCGTTGTTCGCGCTTGTCTGGCCGGAAATCGCAGGGGTTCCAATGCGCCTGCTCGCCCCCTTGGGCGCCTCCGCGGTTTTGATCTACGCCGTCCCTAATTCCCCGCTGGCGCAACCTTGGTCGGCATTCTGCGGCAACGTTGTTTCTGCCGTGGCAGCGGTTGCAGTCTTGCAAACCGTGCCCGTGCCCTGGGCGCCGGCATCGGCTGTGGCCGCAGCGATCTTTGCAATGTTGATCGCACGGGCCCTGCATCCTCCGGGCGGGGCAATTGCCTTACTGGCGGCACTAGACCCGGTGCCGGTCACAGATGCAGGTTTTGCCTTTGCGATCGTGCCTGTTGGTCTTCTGACGGCAGCTTTAGTTTTGACGGGTGTTCTGTTTAACCGGGTCACATGCCGTAAGTACCCGTTCCGCCAATCCGTAGAGACGCTTGAGAAGCCGCAAGAGATCCGCCTGGGTCTCAGCAATGACGACCTGGAGGAGTTGCTGGAGCGCTTCCATCAATCCGCCAACATCGGCGCCGCAGATCTGGGGCGGCTGCTTGCCGCCGCGGAGGAGGAAGCCGCGCAGCACCGGTTTGATGGTGTAACCTGCGGCAGCATCATGACACAGGACCTGATCACTGTGACGCCCGATGTGCCAGTATCGCAGATTGCGCAGGTGTTCCGCCGCCATTCTGTCAAAAGCCTACCCGTTGTGGACGCCAAAGAAAATTTCGTAGGACTCATCCTGCAAAGTGATCTGATCGATGCGCTGGTACGGGGCGGCGGCCGAAAGTTCCGCCCGCTGCGCCAAGACAAACTGAAAGCGATGCATGTGATGCAGCAGCCCGCCGGAGGTGTCCCGCATGACCTTCCAGTCGGCACTCTCCTGAACCGGCTTTCGCAGCATGGGGTGCAAACCGTGCCGGTAACGAAGGGTGGCCGCCTGGTAGGCATTCTCACGCGCACTGACATTATCGGTCTGCTTCTGCGAGGCGCGCAAAACCGATTGGCCGCATAAATTTGAAGCCGGATAGGGGCACTTGGAACCACCCAAGCAGCACGTTCGGCGTAGGGCAGCTCCTCACCACTCGGCTTCAGTAAGTGCTGAAGGAAGCTAAAGGCGGCTCGACACGGACCAGCCACTTGTGCCCGTTGCGGCAAATTGGCGGACCGAGTCCTTTTGTCGGATGCTGCGGAAGCCTCCACGTCCAGCAACGGGGTATTCCCCCGCCGGTATTGGTCCGGGTTCAGGGCCCGGTCCAGGATAAAGCGTGCCGCATTCGCGTCGGCGTTGGCTACGGCGCCGCAGGCGGTGCAGGCGAAGAGGGCTTGGCTTTCGCGGCCCCTCGCATCCACATGGCCGCAGGCGGCGCAGGTCTGGCTGGTATACGCGGCCGGGACCTTGACCAGGATCCCGCCCGTTTCCTCGAGCTTATAGCTCAGCATGCGCTCCAGCGCATGCTAGCCGATGCCTAGGATGGACCGGTTCAGGCCGGACTTCTGGGCGACGTTGCGCCCGGGGCCTCGCGCGTTCCGCGCGCTGAACGCGTCATGGACCGGATATTGAGGTCCTCGATGGCCACGAGACCGAACCGGCCCGCCAGGTCGCGGCTGAGAACATGCGCCGCATAGGCCCGGACAGACCTGGCGGTCTTATGCCGAAACACGGCCCGTCATTCCGGATGCTGCTTCAAGACAGACCGAGAACGCTTTGTCGAAGCAGGAACCTGACACGACCCTTCAGTGAGTGCGGTCTGCCCTTTCGCATTCGATTGAAGCAAGCTCTGCGAATTGGTCGGCGGCAGCGTTCCATTGAGTGGAAGGCACTTTCGGCCAGCTGTATGCCTCTTGGATTAACTCCTGAGCGATACGCACGCGTTCCGGGGTTCCAACGGCGATCATCTGGCTCTGCATTTCGACTGGCATGTATTGCCGAGTGAACATCACGGTATCAGCCAGTTCCCTGACCTTCTCGCAAGACGAGGCAGCAGACACTGCTGCAGGTGAAATGAGACATGCGACGAAAATAACAGTGCGAAACATCACGCTCTCCTTTGGATCGTTGCAGGGAAGTTGGGCAACTGCACCAATGCAGCCATGTCCTTAACGGACTGCTTTGGCCAAAGCTGAAATCGCCATTCCCATAATTGGTATTTGAAATACCTATTAGTGCTGTAGACTTAAGTCAAGCCTCAGATGGCTGCAGATCGCTCATAACATAGCAATGAAGTCAGCCCGCCAGACGTGCTGGAGCTCGTTACGCACCTTCTTTTGCGTACCTTTCGCCGGCTTCAGTCAGGATAGCCTCCAAAAGAATGTCGTGCGGTTGCGGGAAGATTGAAGGAAGTTGTGCGCTTTCCAAGCCAATGCCAATGGAATAGGGGCGCGGCGACATTGCCGCGAGGGTACGGTCAAAATATCCCCCGCCATAACCCAGCCGGAAACCTCCAGCGGCCCAGCCCACCAGCGGTGTAAGGACGATGCCGGGAATAAGCTCGGGCGAATTGGGCGGCGGAACCGGAATATTCCAGTCGCCGCGCACCAGCTGCGTCTCTGGTGTCCACAGCCGGAAAACCAGCGGCGCAGCCTTGGTCTCGACAATCGGCAGGGCAATGGCGGCGCCCTGTGCGTGCATCTCTGCCATTAGGAGGCGCAGATCGGGTTCGCCCTTGATCGGCCAGTAGAAGGAGATAACACACCCGTTTGCGCCGGAGAACCGGTTTCGGATCAATTCGCGCAGATGTCCGGCCAGCGCTTCTCCAGCGGACTGACGGATAGCAACCGGCAATGCCAAGCGCTCCGCCCGCAGCCGGTTCCGTTCTGCCTTGCGCCAGCGGGCAACGTCAGCAGTCTGCTGCGGAGAAACCGCCTGCGGGTCGTAATGTCCGGCCTCCGCAGCCATGCAGGGTGAGGAAGCGTATCGTTTCTGATCGGGCGGACCATCAGAACTTCGGCTCATAGTCCTGCTCCGCTGCGGTGCGAAAGGGAGTATCCGAGGATCTGCTCTGCTTCGTTGACAATATTCCCGATACGGCTTGCTGCCGGTACAATCCGGCTGATGGCCGCCGCGCCTTGTCCTGCAAACAGAGCCATTGCCTCAAGTTCTCCAGTTGTTGTCCGCAGAGGAGAATCCGTGCTGAACCGCAGGCGCGGCTGGGATCCGTCCCAGGCGATCGCCTCGCGCGGCAGGGCATCCGGGTCGTGGCCCAGGTAGGTGCCGCTGAGTGCTTTGGTCACGCTGTTTTCCAGCACACGCACCGCTGCCCCCATTGGCCAGTTCAAGACGAAGACATCGGTCAGGACAGTAACGCGGCCGGTGGAGGCTGCGACGCGTTCCTTGTGGTAGGGGTGAGCAAAGGATTCATCTGTGGCTAGGAAGGCGGTCCCGCATTGTATGCCGGAGGCGCCAATTGACAGAAACCGGACTAGGTCTTCGCCTGTGGAAAGGCCTCCTGAGGCAACCACAGGTACTGACACAGTTTCCAGGATTGCCTCAGTAAGCTCGCCGACCGGGCGACGGCCATGGACATGGCCACCTGCTTCGATGCCCTGCGCGATGATCACATCCGCGCCCGCCGCTTCCGCCGCGCGGGCAGCCTCAACCGTTCCGACCTGGTGCAAGACGAGGCAGCCTGCCGCCTTCACCCGGACCACGGCATCGGGCACGACATCCCAAAAGAAGGTGAAGGCTGGAACCCCGAGTTCCAGGCAGCAGCTGATCTGGGCATCAAGTAATCCAGGCTCGGTGGCCGCCGGAATGACATTCACCGCAACGGGGCGGTCAGTTGCGGCCCTGAGTTTTGTGACTTCTTCGGTGATCAGGTCCGGGCATTCGCGCACCATTCCAAGCGTGCCGAAGCCGCCGGCTTGGGAGACGGCGGCAGCCAGTTCCCAGCGGGATACTCCGCCCATGCCAGCTAGG containing:
- a CDS encoding HPP family protein: MRETLRAAAGAAAGIGVCALFALVWPEIAGVPMRLLAPLGASAVLIYAVPNSPLAQPWSAFCGNVVSAVAAVAVLQTVPVPWAPASAVAAAIFAMLIARALHPPGGAIALLAALDPVPVTDAGFAFAIVPVGLLTAALVLTGVLFNRVTCRKYPFRQSVETLEKPQEIRLGLSNDDLEELLERFHQSANIGAADLGRLLAAAEEEAAQHRFDGVTCGSIMTQDLITVTPDVPVSQIAQVFRRHSVKSLPVVDAKENFVGLILQSDLIDALVRGGGRKFRPLRQDKLKAMHVMQQPAGGVPHDLPVGTLLNRLSQHGVQTVPVTKGGRLVGILTRTDIIGLLLRGAQNRLAA
- a CDS encoding NAD(P)H-dependent flavin oxidoreductase yields the protein MSGQKGDNLLHTSLCKLLGCDHPVLLAGMGGVSRWELAAAVSQAGGFGTLGMVRECPDLITEEVTKLRAATDRPVAVNVIPAATEPGLLDAQISCCLELGVPAFTFFWDVVPDAVVRVKAAGCLVLHQVGTVEAARAAEAAGADVIIAQGIEAGGHVHGRRPVGELTEAILETVSVPVVASGGLSTGEDLVRFLSIGASGIQCGTAFLATDESFAHPYHKERVAASTGRVTVLTDVFVLNWPMGAAVRVLENSVTKALSGTYLGHDPDALPREAIAWDGSQPRLRFSTDSPLRTTTGELEAMALFAGQGAAAISRIVPAASRIGNIVNEAEQILGYSLSHRSGAGL
- a CDS encoding 5-formyltetrahydrofolate cyclo-ligase, whose amino-acid sequence is MAAEAGHYDPQAVSPQQTADVARWRKAERNRLRAERLALPVAIRQSAGEALAGHLRELIRNRFSGANGCVISFYWPIKGEPDLRLLMAEMHAQGAAIALPIVETKAAPLVFRLWTPETQLVRGDWNIPVPPPNSPELIPGIVLTPLVGWAAGGFRLGYGGGYFDRTLAAMSPRPYSIGIGLESAQLPSIFPQPHDILLEAILTEAGERYAKEGA